Proteins from a genomic interval of Nostoc sp. TCL240-02:
- a CDS encoding SUMF1/EgtB/PvdO family nonheme iron enzyme, protein MSLKVFLSYSHADESLKNELVNHLTMLKRQGIISTWDDREIPPGGEWDRQINENLNTADIILLLVSSDFIRSEYCWSVEVTKAVERHEAGEACVIPIILRSVAWQSPPLARLQALPKNAQPVTSSSWHNRDDAFTNVAEGIKVAAEQLSKAKAIAQYRQKVEKFASDGDGDISFGELKILKRLEINLGLIDLEASAVQKEVLKPYKIRQQHIDDYRELFIDFVAQHRYPLDERAKKELNKLQREYELKDEDVVEAKLFTENLGDGVVLEIVPIRGGKFLMGSPKNEPERFDCESPQHLVTIQPFFMGKYPVTQSQWAVVAGLKKVNIDLNPEPSYFKGANRPVEQVSWDDAIEFCARLSNKTGKTYRLPSEAEWEYACRAGTTTPFYFGETITTDLANYDGNYTYGAGSKGKYRQQTTDVGKFSPNPFGLFDMHGNICEWCQDTWHENYNGAPTNGSAWMSNNKLRQLRGGSWGSVTTYCRSAYRDSFARVGGYTFVGFRVVVVRGRT, encoded by the coding sequence GTGTCGCTCAAAGTATTCCTTTCCTACTCTCACGCCGACGAATCCCTAAAGAATGAACTCGTTAACCACCTCACTATGTTGAAACGGCAAGGTATAATTTCAACCTGGGACGATCGCGAGATACCACCTGGAGGAGAATGGGATCGGCAGATTAATGAGAATTTGAATACAGCCGATATCATTTTATTGCTGGTAAGTTCAGACTTTATCCGTTCTGAGTACTGCTGGAGTGTTGAAGTTACTAAAGCAGTAGAACGCCACGAAGCTGGAGAAGCTTGCGTCATTCCAATTATTTTGCGAAGTGTGGCTTGGCAATCACCACCATTAGCTAGACTACAAGCTCTGCCCAAAAATGCCCAACCTGTTACATCTTCATCTTGGCATAATCGAGACGATGCATTCACGAATGTAGCTGAGGGAATTAAGGTTGCTGCTGAACAACTAAGTAAGGCAAAGGCTATAGCTCAATATCGTCAGAAGGTTGAAAAATTTGCGTCTGATGGCGATGGTGATATTTCTTTTGGGGAGTTGAAAATATTAAAAAGATTAGAGATAAATTTAGGATTAATAGATTTAGAAGCTAGTGCAGTTCAAAAAGAAGTATTAAAGCCTTACAAAATACGTCAGCAACATATAGATGACTACAGAGAATTATTCATAGATTTTGTAGCTCAACACAGATATCCGTTGGATGAAAGAGCTAAAAAGGAATTAAATAAATTACAACGAGAGTATGAGCTTAAGGATGAAGATGTAGTAGAAGCAAAGCTTTTTACAGAAAATTTGGGCGATGGCGTAGTTCTAGAAATAGTTCCAATTCGTGGCGGTAAATTCTTGATGGGTTCCCCAAAGAATGAGCCAGAACGATTCGATTGCGAAAGTCCACAGCACCTTGTTACTATTCAACCTTTTTTCATGGGTAAATACCCGGTTACACAAAGCCAATGGGCTGTTGTTGCTGGGCTAAAAAAGGTAAATATTGATTTAAATCCTGAACCATCTTACTTTAAAGGCGCTAATCGACCTGTTGAACAAGTATCTTGGGATGATGCAATTGAGTTTTGTGCCAGATTATCTAACAAGACTGGGAAAACCTATCGCTTGCCTAGTGAGGCAGAGTGGGAATATGCCTGTCGTGCGGGAACGACTACCCCATTTTATTTTGGTGAGACGATTACGACAGACTTAGCAAATTATGACGGTAACTATACTTATGGTGCTGGGTCAAAGGGTAAATATCGTCAGCAAACAACAGATGTCGGAAAATTTTCACCAAATCCCTTTGGTTTATTTGATATGCATGGTAATATATGTGAATGGTGTCAAGATACTTGGCACGAAAATTATAACGGAGCGCCAACAAACGGTAGCGCTTGGATGAGTAATAATAAGTTGCGGCAGCTGCGTGGTGGTTCGTGGGGCAGCGTTACCACGTATTGCCGCTCGGCGTATCGCGACTCTTTCGCGCGTGTCGGCGGGTACACCTTCGTGGGTTTTCGGGTTGTGGTGGTTCGTGGCAGGACTTAG
- the hetI gene encoding 4'-phosphopantetheinyl transferase HetI has translation MTATHHFWLPAPTDLTLLSDEIHVWRIELDQPELQLQNLAATLSSDEIARAERFYFQEHRQRFIAGRGILRTILGRYLDIQPLQVQFNYQQRGKPVLADKFADSGLAFNLSHSQGLGLCAVNCTHPIGVDLEYIRPMSDIEALAKRFFLPREYDMLRSLSPNQQQEVFFRYWTCKEAYLKATGDGLSQLEQIEVSLTPTEPAKLQITENWSLFELVPANNFVAAVAVANCGWNLKCWQY, from the coding sequence ATGACCGCTACTCATCATTTCTGGCTACCTGCACCGACAGATTTAACTTTGTTATCAGATGAGATTCATGTCTGGCGTATAGAACTTGACCAACCAGAACTACAACTGCAAAATTTAGCAGCAACTCTTTCTAGTGACGAAATAGCTCGTGCTGAAAGGTTCTATTTTCAGGAACATCGACAGCGTTTCATTGCTGGTCGTGGCATCCTGCGAACTATATTAGGTCGCTACTTGGATATCCAGCCTTTACAAGTGCAGTTTAATTATCAACAGCGTGGAAAACCAGTATTAGCAGATAAATTTGCCGATAGTGGATTGGCGTTTAACTTGTCTCATTCCCAAGGGTTGGGTTTGTGTGCGGTGAATTGTACCCATCCAATTGGTGTAGACCTAGAATATATTCGCCCGATGTCTGATATTGAAGCTCTTGCCAAACGGTTCTTTTTACCGAGAGAATATGATATGTTGCGATCACTATCTCCCAACCAACAGCAAGAAGTATTTTTCCGTTACTGGACTTGTAAGGAAGCTTATTTAAAAGCAACCGGAGACGGACTATCCCAGTTAGAGCAAATTGAAGTATCGCTAACTCCCACAGAACCAGCCAAGTTACAGATAACTGAAAACTGGAGTCTTTTTGAATTAGTACCTGCTAACAATTTTGTTGCTGCTGTCGCTGTCGCAAATTGTGGCTGGAATTTAAAATGCTGGCAATATTGA